Part of the Mytilus edulis chromosome 9, xbMytEdul2.2, whole genome shotgun sequence genome, TACACTTTAAGAGATACATGTAGGTTTGTTGCTTACGTGCAGTATTCACAAAGAATTTGTCAATTATTATAGCAGTTCCTATGTttgtaaaataagattttttttatctaagacATTAACTGTTAAATGTAGAAAGCATTATGTTTAATGAATTCGGGAGAGTTAAAAAGAATATTTGGAGAGTTaacgttattgttacatgtactCATGATAACTGTATGTGTTTTTCTCTCACTCCTTCTAAAAACAGAgaagaaatggaaaaaaatcaagcACAGTGGTAATGTGATTAAGGAAAAATTACCAGAAAGAAAACTGAGTATACCAACAGCCAATGTCATCATTCGGGAAGACTCTAGAGGTTATATGCCTCACAAAAACACATCGAATGACCagacaaatgtattgttaccaatTCCTCCTGCAGCACTGACGGGGAGAGAGGCTAGTGAAAAGGTGTTTAATGGTGGAAATACTGAGATAAAAGTAACACCACGGAGGAGAAGAAGTAAGATTTGCATATCTAACTTTTTATCATATCTgttacaataataaaaacctaATGTGTTGTTTCGTTTTAATTCtaacctgggactattatactagtcCCAGTTCTAACTAActaaaattgaaattgttttttaacATACGTTGCTAATAAAAACATTAAGCTTAGTAACTGATACCAAATGTACgcatgaaaaaaatgtatattaactaTTTTTTTGCTAAATTTCATACATTAAGTTTTACTTCAAGAACAAACATTTCTCAAATTACGATccttttttaagaaaatatgattaaaaatcaGTATTCAAAAAGAATACGTGCTGACTGACAATAAAAAACATTAACCACTAATTGAGTTTAAAGAATGATCAAATTTATCTtttagaagtttaaaaaaaacccagacaaatAAGCAAATTTAAAATGCTAAATTAAGAGTTTGAATgctgttttacttttaaaatgacTAATATACTTGCATAGATTAACAGCCGGATCGCTGGAAAACCAGCACTTTAACTTTTTactaaaaattgaattttaacacaatgttcaATTTTATGAATGCATACACGAATTTATTCCACTAGTGAAGCGACAATCTAGCAGACGATACTCATCATACGACGATTACCTACGTAGAGAAAGACTACGTCGGGAGAGAGAACGAGCACAACAATTATATGAGCGTGAACAGCTAAAACGCCAAAGAGAGGAACTAGCAGCCCATCAAAGACGTAATTCAAGACCTTCTGCACAAATACGAAGACGACCGGCTCAAACCCGAAGAAGAGAGTCACAAAGAATAACGGCACCAGGCGAGTCGTGGCACGCCTGCTTGCTCTGATATGCATTTTTTCCCCTCCATAGCTAGAATTATAGCCGCCTTTTTAGATCGAGGGTGTATTATTTGTAATTTGATATAACCAGAATGATTGAAGGAGTTTCTTGTATATTATACTCAAGTATGCATTGTAGCACTATTAGATTATGCTTTGCACGCTAAGTtaaatggataaaaaagaaatgCTGCTCGGCATGAGTTTTAAAGTCAACATATATTAGAATGCATCTTTCTTTCTTTAATGAATTGCATGAATAGACATCTATATCTTTCATCTCTGAAAAAAAAGTCTAGATTCGGTTTGAATTTTTAGTTATTCATAGTTTTATTTGTCTTTCTTAATGTTGCAACATGGGTTAATTTCCAACCCTTTAAATCATTGTATGTTCCTGCTTATAAGAACAGTCATAtgtacattttaacttttaatcaaGTATGCATGTAGTAGTAAAGTTTATGGATAAAAtcctttatatattatatgtctgATCAAACTTGACAATAGGATATGCTTGCTGCATTTtgcataaaatatgaattttgttggaattgtaattttttgttttgttttaacagTTTATGTTTACTTTTAGCTCACGTATATTCATATTAGAAACATATATAGTGTCCATAATAATGGCATCCTACTAAATTTCGATTGGTTGATTATCTTTGTTCGTGTTCTTTTCATAACGTTAAGTGGACAACCTTTaatgcatattaaaaaaaaaattgcggcCGGAATGAAGagtacaaaactttgattttcataAGAAAAGGAGGATATGCTTGATAGgtgcagaaaaaaaaaacaagtaacagGCTATATTATTCCAGCTTACGATTTGTCAGACACATCAAGATATCATTCAGAAAAATGAGGGACATAACTCATGTTACATGTCGTTGCATTTGTTAAAAATGACCAATGAAGCTTGAAGGtataaaaaacaatttacatcTACAATCtcaatatatatattctatgGCTAACTTTTTGTTAACAATGAAGATTCTATAACACGAACAATAGTGTACGTACGTGTTAGTGGGAGATAACTAATAGAAAATATTTGGTGAATCAGGCTGATAAACATTTTgcgatgcaaaaaaaaaaccaacaaaaacaacaaaaaaccccACATAAACAGGGCTTAAGGAGAAAATAATATCCAGAACAAATTCACATGGGATCTCCACATACGAGTAGAAAGACACAATGAATCATATCTTATATACAATTAtcttaatatataaaatgtacgaACAACAGGGATATACTGTCTATCTTCcttaattatattatttgtaacTTTGAATTTAACATTAACATCATGTGTACTTGCAGTGTGTATAATACAAACGTTTAAATTAATTTATGCGGTCTATATATCACTATGACCTATCCTACATTTTTGCTTAAATTATATTCGATTGTTAATTTGATAGTTTTTTTACCATTTCCGAAACACGTAGATTATTTTCTTTTGATTGCTttgtaaattataattttctGTTGAAACAGGTAGTGTTACAGTAGAAGAACAGAATTATTTAACACAGGCACATAATCTTTTGCGAGGGAGCCAGATGACAAAATTGGTAGGGGTATAAAAGAGTAAACATGGGATGAATATTAAGAAGAAATTATTGATTTATGTATTGgtcttttttttcaatgaatagGAAGCAGAAACATAGAAAGGAtattatacaaaaaatgaaaccaaaaatgacaaacaatattgCGGCCAAATAGAGATAAATGAGAAAAAGGCATACTACAAAAAGACATAACAAATTATCTAGTCTGAGAGTTATAAAAGGAGGTTGATATATCACAAAACATATTAAACTCGGCCGCATTTGTTAGGCTTGTatgtacttttttaaattttggttcatctatatgtttttgagttttgtGTAAAGTCTTTTTTCGCTAAACTAGtataatatttgttattgtttgAACAGGGCCCAGTTGAAGCCCGTCTCCAGGTGACTGTTCTTTGACTCCGCTCTTGtgttatcatatacatgtactttgtattttgtattttgtatttttcagaaatgGAGTAGATACCTTCAGCGATGGGCGGATTACGTTATACGATGTGTGGTTGAATATCCTGGTCCTATCACAACATACACTAACTTCggaaaaatttcaaatgtatgttttaaattttataaagctCTGATGTTTAAAACGATAACTGCAACTGACCTCTTAAACGATACTTAGTTAACAATACCTTTCTTATTTTACACGTTTTTCTCTTTTCATCGATATTTAATTAGGTGTATATTCTTCCGGTACATTAAAGTTTTAACAAATGAAACCTGGTTGCAGTACTCATTTTAAAGTTTTccaaataaattttacaaattgaaCGACATAGGCTTCAGAAATGATATTATTAAAGCCAGAACAATATCCACTAAGAATGAAAATCGTAACGTTCTGTTCTTATGGTCActcatgtctttaataaaatcatgtcCACATTTCATGAAATCTGAACCGTTTGATTGGCTGAAGCATTATGAGctaattattttatcaaaaagcTCAAAACAGAGACACATTTGACCAGGTTAATGCAAAGTCAGTTTCCCTCAAAGATTATAATTTCATTGATCATCCAAAATGTGGTACGTAATTGTGGTGTTAAATAAAAGGGAACATAATTAAGCAAATACACAGCTTAcgcaaattattatttttttatttatttaaaaaagaatacaaTAATATGTGTGACTCCCAATGTTTGAAGAATTGCACACAGGTAGCCGGAGAAACACCACCATTTAATATACGAAAAATTAACATACCAAATATTAGAAACCATTCACTGTATATCGCAATCTTACTTTGATACATAACTTTACACACACGTGCAATATTTTACTGAATTTATTATTTCAAAGCTATTTCGTCACACGTTTTCCTCTGTCTTTCTAACtactttatatttcaattttagggCGGCAATATTTATAACATCGTCTACAACTGGGGAAATGAAggatataatgtaaataaaaaactTGTGTCAGGTTGCAGAACACCTGCCGACAGAGAAAGATGTAATCATAATGTTATTGTAAGTTTAGTAAATCTGAAGAAAtgtagacaagacaagacaagacaagacaaatactttattaaagtctcaccacttgttacatataaaatatacagctttttaaaacacaaattaacaacaagagccactctataaagagttatgagagactataaaacaatttttcttaaattataatacaaatacaactTAAGTTAACTATCatgaatataaaatacattttcgctttattaaaatttcatagcagattttggcagtataaaatatcatattttcatttgtaaaaagaaatataaatttctCATTCTCAGACATATGTAAAAAATTCTCATCAACAATACTAGCAtgattaaaaataacattacGAATATCTGAATATACAGGACattttaacaaaacatgtttttcatcttcaacgtCATCAGTACAGTTAAAACATGATCtattttctatattaatattctCATAACGACCAGTTTCAATTCTAATTGGTGCTacaccacatctaaattttgcTAAAGCACTCCTGTATCTACCtggtatattaaaaattaaataattttctacGCCATATACATTTTTGAACATTCTATATGTacgtaatttatttttatcatctgACATAATCTTGTCATAATCTTGTCATACCATTCTTCCTTAAATTTTGcaaaacatacattttcaatattcttAACTAACTTGAAATCCTTGTTCAAAATAGCACCATTGCACAAATATTCCATATCAAGTTCTTTAAACTTATTTAtccaattttttact contains:
- the LOC139488329 gene encoding uncharacterized protein isoform X1, with translation MQKLLKVFFVQLILFYVCTFSRKIGRSVKLTHRDKLMIVNYHNDIRRLIYASNMQALSWDHAAAEKAREWGHNCIFNRLWDDNYGENLYKTYFTKATRSREVMMDALKDWDKERQNLFSWDVKCTESETCNYKQLVSAKSDSVGCALIKCPRMIESKKTTNYNMNYFICFYSPKVELDKQPFTYGRKCSACPQGYHCKRKMCTKKKWKKIKHSGNVIKEKLPERKLSIPTANVIIREDSRGYMPHKNTSNDQTNVLLPIPPAALTGREASEKVFNGGNTEIKVTPRRRRMKRQSSRRYSSYDDYLRRERLRRERERAQQLYEREQLKRQREELAAHQRRNSRPSAQIRRRPAQTRRRESQRITAPGDVTVEEQNYLTQAHNLLRGSQMTKLKWSRYLQRWADYVIRCVVEYPGPITTYTNFGKISNGGNIYNIVYNWGNEGYNVNKKLVSGCRTPADRERCNHNVIVRNEFLREYACAARNCQSGIRQLTCIYR